From Paenibacillus polymyxa, the proteins below share one genomic window:
- a CDS encoding glycosyltransferase, translated as MNRSIAFVIHNLVLYETIKPLIEECEKKQIVCDIYVPHIEEDDWGDMSLDTYHYLKNNGINVTLTSAVPDKAYKIAFYPYLPYYLEVKSDYKFRYQYGMAKPNWNLDTWSRNFDFIFCNGLYDSSVLAAYTQTEIVGMIKYAKFQRMKRETDKYNLLYLPTYGNESSIELVMNHIEEISDTFNMKVKLHHGTSFLEHDRVSLVKSHVPEVLDHKASLVHLIEEADVILSDGSGAIFDALFTDTPIVIFQHPQTESFEGILPLEEQIVQQNFVPFVSDNDNIKQTLLNAILDEQLIQQRRKFTLEMFPVKGRETIDKCMDVINRFLQDDVDQAYRAGHTRLKNEFNELQTHNQNQSQEIEQQKQRIAEHTDQINTLIQTRDHQENVINSMSADIRSLSEKKDELEQQYAQLTQDYNDEKNNLDILNHQYRQLFGQYNELNTQFSELQEYNGRLSTELHNIYNSKRWKMANKLKHILHKSKMIYVLKGYRVWKNYGTTILLKKIKSKVSHKLKRTNAGDHPVDLRKDEGNYNQLLTWYEYKFYNYKVAKDNSFSLELDKFETAFEKDLISIVLPVYNGEDYVSKAIDSILQQSYKYFELIIINDGSKDKTAEIIDAYAKADHRIRVVHQENRKIPRTLSRGFKLAKGEYHTWTSADNILPEHFLEKMVADLKRDENIGMVYANMRLIDSDGQVISNHGWYEEPQFSGNVMLPKSALELNVYPNNTIGAAFMYRAKVTHLLGDYSSYKHTLEDYDYWMRVNSLFELKHVTFDEPIYDYRWHDKSLTASDQELGITSNRYKLMVLDDFRRDFYLTPLVWIIEGDAAEVSDFKKYVLAKGHTVVGRDELNTIIGLNLATPICYLYIKTGEVHNFEFMDSNASSSMYALLIDKSEHTTDTFIADYPWDLKIKDKMNGETDSNYDFFAQETEVLFSLINTKVKNDHLYRIEAVIESEPVYKKDLSVIICTYQRSEKLSNAIKSVIEQSLDKASYEIIVVNNDYQNDEIHHLVREFRATYNIDDSFMRYMEAPLKGLSFARNVGLFGAEGEVILYIDDDAIANSNLLEETVRGFSDRPDIGVMGGNIILNLHEERPEVVKPGTEAYWSQLIVEGEEIIDSNFQWEFPYGANFAVRHAALMRIGGFRSAYGRKGNNYAGGEEIVVSFAMREIGYKVGLNPKMKVIHDVDTSRYTVEHVRKTMRNSILTNYQLQKDLYAPMESDIEADKNHLEIVKAELDHLQKMPAKNQDVEIDILYKQYTIEAYEELIQMKENDINTRRQLAGAYR; from the coding sequence ATGAACAGATCTATAGCTTTTGTCATTCACAATCTTGTTTTATATGAAACGATTAAGCCTTTAATTGAGGAATGTGAAAAAAAGCAGATCGTTTGTGATATTTATGTCCCTCACATTGAAGAAGATGATTGGGGAGACATGTCCTTAGATACCTATCATTATTTGAAGAATAACGGTATAAACGTGACTCTAACAAGCGCTGTACCCGACAAAGCATATAAAATAGCCTTCTATCCTTACCTCCCCTATTATTTGGAAGTTAAGTCCGATTATAAGTTCAGATATCAGTATGGAATGGCTAAACCAAACTGGAATTTAGATACATGGAGTCGGAATTTCGATTTCATTTTTTGTAATGGGCTATATGATTCCTCGGTTCTGGCAGCCTACACTCAGACTGAAATCGTAGGCATGATTAAATATGCTAAATTTCAAAGAATGAAGCGCGAAACGGATAAATATAATTTGCTTTATTTGCCTACGTATGGGAATGAATCGTCTATTGAGCTTGTAATGAACCATATTGAAGAAATTTCAGATACCTTTAATATGAAGGTAAAATTGCACCATGGCACTTCTTTTTTGGAGCATGATCGGGTTAGTCTAGTTAAGTCTCATGTTCCTGAAGTGCTTGATCACAAGGCTTCTCTTGTTCATTTAATAGAAGAAGCGGATGTAATATTGTCTGACGGCTCTGGGGCTATATTTGATGCGCTGTTTACGGATACTCCAATTGTAATATTCCAGCATCCCCAAACAGAATCGTTCGAGGGGATTCTACCTTTGGAAGAACAAATAGTTCAGCAAAACTTTGTTCCTTTTGTGAGCGATAACGACAATATTAAGCAAACTTTACTTAATGCAATCTTAGATGAACAACTAATACAACAAAGAAGGAAATTTACTTTAGAGATGTTTCCGGTCAAAGGAAGAGAGACGATAGATAAGTGTATGGATGTAATTAATAGATTTTTACAAGATGACGTAGACCAGGCTTATAGAGCAGGGCATACACGTCTAAAAAATGAATTTAATGAATTACAAACTCATAATCAAAATCAAAGCCAAGAAATAGAACAGCAAAAACAACGCATAGCTGAGCATACGGATCAGATTAACACATTGATTCAAACGCGTGATCATCAGGAAAATGTAATAAACAGCATGTCAGCAGATATTAGATCTCTGTCTGAAAAGAAAGATGAATTAGAACAACAGTACGCTCAACTCACACAGGATTATAATGATGAAAAAAACAACTTGGATATTTTAAACCATCAATATAGACAGCTATTTGGTCAATATAATGAACTGAACACCCAGTTCAGTGAGTTGCAAGAATATAATGGAAGACTGTCCACGGAGCTTCATAATATTTATAACTCTAAAAGGTGGAAAATGGCGAATAAACTTAAACATATTTTACACAAGTCCAAAATGATATATGTTCTTAAGGGATATAGAGTATGGAAAAACTATGGCACCACGATCTTACTAAAAAAGATTAAATCTAAAGTGTCGCATAAGCTTAAACGGACTAACGCAGGGGATCATCCTGTTGATCTGCGCAAAGATGAAGGAAACTACAATCAGTTATTAACTTGGTACGAGTATAAATTTTATAATTATAAAGTAGCCAAAGACAATTCATTTTCCCTGGAACTTGATAAGTTCGAGACTGCATTTGAGAAAGATCTTATATCGATCGTTCTTCCTGTATATAACGGTGAGGATTATGTATCGAAAGCTATTGATAGTATTCTGCAGCAATCTTATAAGTATTTTGAACTCATTATTATTAACGATGGTTCAAAAGATAAAACGGCAGAAATTATTGATGCGTATGCCAAAGCAGATCATCGTATTAGGGTAGTCCATCAGGAAAATCGTAAAATACCAAGAACATTATCCAGAGGTTTTAAACTAGCTAAGGGTGAGTACCATACTTGGACCAGTGCAGATAACATTCTTCCTGAACATTTCTTGGAGAAGATGGTCGCTGATCTTAAACGTGATGAAAATATTGGTATGGTATATGCGAACATGAGGTTAATTGACTCGGACGGCCAAGTAATTTCCAACCATGGCTGGTATGAAGAACCACAGTTCAGTGGCAATGTTATGCTACCTAAGTCCGCATTGGAGCTAAATGTATATCCTAACAATACGATTGGTGCGGCCTTTATGTATAGGGCCAAGGTGACTCACTTATTAGGTGACTACTCTAGTTATAAGCATACCCTTGAAGATTATGATTATTGGATGAGAGTGAACTCCTTATTTGAGCTCAAACATGTGACGTTCGATGAGCCTATATATGATTATCGCTGGCATGATAAATCATTGACCGCTTCAGATCAAGAACTCGGCATCACATCTAACAGATATAAACTCATGGTACTTGATGATTTTAGAAGGGATTTTTATCTGACCCCATTAGTTTGGATCATTGAGGGAGACGCAGCTGAAGTTAGTGATTTTAAGAAATATGTTCTGGCTAAGGGCCATACCGTGGTTGGAAGAGATGAACTAAATACGATTATTGGCCTTAATTTGGCAACGCCTATTTGCTATTTATATATTAAAACAGGCGAAGTCCATAATTTTGAATTTATGGATTCTAATGCTTCATCGTCTATGTATGCACTGCTTATAGATAAATCAGAGCATACCACAGATACATTTATAGCTGACTATCCTTGGGATCTGAAAATAAAGGATAAAATGAATGGTGAGACGGATAGCAACTATGACTTTTTTGCACAGGAGACCGAAGTTCTGTTCTCTCTTATAAATACCAAGGTTAAAAACGATCACTTATATCGCATTGAGGCGGTAATTGAAAGTGAACCCGTCTATAAAAAGGATCTATCTGTTATTATTTGCACTTACCAGCGGAGTGAGAAACTTTCCAATGCAATTAAATCAGTGATAGAACAGTCGTTGGATAAAGCGAGCTATGAAATCATTGTTGTCAATAATGATTATCAGAATGATGAGATTCATCATCTGGTTCGTGAGTTCAGAGCAACCTATAATATTGATGATTCCTTCATGCGATATATGGAGGCACCGTTAAAAGGCCTTTCCTTTGCACGTAATGTTGGTTTATTTGGAGCAGAGGGTGAAGTCATACTCTATATTGATGATGATGCTATCGCGAACTCCAACTTGCTTGAAGAGACCGTCAGAGGCTTCTCAGATCGTCCGGATATCGGAGTTATGGGTGGGAATATTATACTCAATTTACACGAGGAACGGCCTGAGGTGGTTAAACCAGGTACTGAAGCCTACTGGAGTCAGCTTATTGTGGAAGGCGAAGAAATTATTGATTCTAATTTTCAGTGGGAGTTTCCTTATGGAGCCAACTTTGCGGTTAGACATGCTGCACTAATGCGAATTGGGGGCTTTAGAAGCGCTTATGGGCGTAAAGGAAACAATTACGCTGGAGGAGAAGAAATTGTTGTATCTTTTGCTATGAGAGAAATCGGGTATAAGGTTGGTCTTAATCCGAAGATGAAAGTCATTCATGATGTGGACACCTCCCGATATACGGTTGAGCATGTTAGAAAGACAATGCGAAATAGCATTTTAACCAATTACCAATTGCAAAAGGATCTGTATGCGCCAATGGAATCGGATATTGAAGCAGATAAGAATCACCTTGAAATTGTTAAAGCTGAATTAGACCATTTGCAGAAGATGCCGGCTAAAAATCAGGATGTTGAAATTGATATCTTGTATAAACAGTACACAATCGAAGCATATGAAGAGCTGATACAAATGAAGGAAAATGATATAAATACGCGAAGACAGCTGGCAGGAGCGTATAGATAA
- a CDS encoding sugar phosphate nucleotidyltransferase, which translates to MKGIILAGGTGSRLYPLTKVTNKHLLPIGKYPMIYYSIDKLKKANINDILIVTGKEHMGDVVNLLGSGVDLGVTLTYKVQDEAGGIAQALLLAEHFVGNDKMVVILGDNVFKDDITSFVEKFKLQESGAKLLLHKVPDANRYGVPELQGDNIVNIEEKPKNPKSDYAVTGIYMFNHSVFDIIKTLTPSARGEYEITDVNNAYIQRNQLTFDILENWWTDAGTHASLMLANKLVSEMDYELFS; encoded by the coding sequence ATGAAAGGGATTATATTAGCTGGAGGGACTGGCTCTAGATTATACCCGCTTACTAAAGTTACAAACAAACATTTGCTGCCGATTGGTAAATATCCAATGATTTATTACTCTATTGACAAGCTAAAAAAGGCGAATATAAACGATATTTTGATCGTTACTGGAAAGGAACATATGGGAGATGTAGTTAATCTCTTAGGAAGTGGAGTCGACCTTGGAGTTACACTGACTTACAAAGTACAAGATGAAGCCGGTGGAATTGCACAGGCTTTGCTTTTAGCTGAGCACTTTGTTGGTAATGACAAGATGGTTGTAATTTTGGGGGACAATGTATTTAAAGATGATATAACCTCATTCGTTGAAAAATTCAAGCTTCAAGAATCGGGAGCGAAATTGCTACTTCATAAAGTTCCTGATGCTAATCGCTATGGAGTACCAGAATTACAAGGCGATAACATTGTAAATATTGAAGAAAAGCCTAAGAACCCTAAGAGTGATTATGCAGTTACGGGCATTTATATGTTTAACCATTCAGTGTTTGATATTATCAAGACTTTGACCCCTTCAGCAAGAGGAGAATATGAAATCACAGATGTGAATAACGCTTATATTCAACGAAACCAACTTACATTTGATATTTTAGAAAATTGGTGGACTGATGCGGGAACACATGCTTCATTGATGCTTGCTAACAAATTAGTGAGTGAAATGGATTATGAACTATTTTCCTAG
- a CDS encoding acyltransferase family protein, with amino-acid sequence MQIVHAPARIKWVDVLKGLAIIFLVFSHLVPHGFKGNELMDKSFIIGYFYSFHMPLFFFASGFTSNFQKYKFSSFLWSKIKTILLPYTTLYICSLLYFGWMHWMGIVGTLDPMVVIETFLYADGNHLGILNMSLWFLPCLFLAQIISYLVLKISSKKSYMYVFWILLTILGAFLSKLDTHALPWSLGTSINAASLIICGYLFKMNEQFFIEKIKLNKPYIAYAGGFLGLVLFLINDKPGMSGNYYGHNYILFYLSVLSSLVFYIYLSKKIESSNLLSYFGKNSLIIFGLHGLILSFWENVNFYEMFSVKTNMYLDGISFVVISTLLVFLSCVLFIEIFNRFLPFLIGKKFSFGNSKITTIPNKNV; translated from the coding sequence ATGCAAATTGTGCATGCTCCAGCTAGAATAAAGTGGGTAGATGTTTTAAAGGGACTGGCAATTATTTTTTTAGTCTTCTCACATTTGGTGCCTCATGGTTTTAAAGGGAATGAGTTGATGGATAAAAGCTTTATAATAGGGTATTTTTATTCCTTCCATATGCCTCTTTTCTTTTTTGCTTCTGGGTTTACCTCTAATTTTCAGAAGTATAAATTTAGTAGTTTTTTGTGGTCTAAAATCAAAACAATCCTTTTACCATATACGACTCTTTATATATGTTCCTTATTGTATTTTGGTTGGATGCATTGGATGGGGATTGTCGGAACACTTGATCCAATGGTTGTTATTGAAACTTTTTTATATGCAGATGGGAATCACTTGGGTATTCTTAATATGTCTCTATGGTTCCTACCTTGTCTTTTCTTGGCCCAAATTATTTCGTACTTAGTTTTGAAGATTTCCTCAAAGAAAAGTTATATGTATGTATTTTGGATATTGCTCACCATTCTAGGGGCATTTTTAAGTAAGCTTGATACACATGCACTTCCCTGGTCATTGGGAACTTCAATTAATGCAGCTTCCTTAATTATTTGTGGTTATTTATTTAAAATGAATGAACAATTTTTTATTGAAAAAATCAAATTAAATAAACCATACATTGCTTATGCTGGTGGCTTCCTGGGTCTTGTGTTATTTTTAATAAATGACAAGCCAGGCATGTCAGGAAATTACTATGGGCATAATTATATATTATTTTACCTATCAGTACTGAGCAGTCTAGTATTCTATATTTACTTATCTAAAAAAATTGAGTCATCTAACTTGTTGTCCTATTTTGGTAAAAATTCTCTAATTATATTTGGTCTGCATGGATTAATACTTAGCTTCTGGGAGAATGTGAATTTTTACGAGATGTTTTCTGTTAAAACAAATATGTATTTAGATGGAATTTCATTTGTTGTTATCTCTACCTTGCTTGTCTTCTTAAGTTGTGTCCTTTTCATTGAAATTTTTAATAGATTCTTACCATTCCTGATTGGCAAAAAATTTAGTTTTGGCAATTCTAAAATAACTACAATTCCCAATAAAAATGTTTAA
- the rfbC gene encoding dTDP-4-dehydrorhamnose 3,5-epimerase → MIIKEVLAGAKIIEPVVHGDHRGFFMESYNEQIMKQHGINYAFIQDNQSLSAEAGVIRGLHYQLHPKAQTKLIRVLSGAIYDVIVDIRKSSPTFGQWVGVILSEHNRRQLLVPKGFAHGFCTLVPNTQVLYKVDEYYSPENDRGILWNDPALGIDWPTSHAILSEKDQKHPTFRDADINFD, encoded by the coding sequence ATGATAATAAAGGAAGTACTTGCAGGTGCAAAAATTATTGAACCCGTGGTCCATGGTGATCACCGTGGTTTTTTTATGGAAAGCTACAATGAACAAATCATGAAGCAGCATGGAATCAACTATGCTTTTATTCAGGATAATCAGTCCTTATCTGCAGAAGCTGGCGTGATCCGAGGGCTGCATTACCAGCTTCATCCTAAAGCCCAGACCAAACTTATCCGAGTGCTTTCTGGAGCCATCTATGATGTTATTGTGGATATTCGTAAAAGTTCCCCAACATTCGGTCAATGGGTCGGGGTGATCTTAAGCGAGCATAATAGACGTCAGTTACTGGTGCCTAAAGGATTTGCTCATGGGTTCTGTACGCTTGTTCCAAATACTCAAGTGCTGTACAAGGTAGACGAGTATTATTCACCCGAAAATGATCGGGGAATTCTGTGGAATGACCCTGCGCTGGGGATTGATTGGCCAACTTCTCATGCTATTCTTTCAGAGAAGGATCAGAAGCATCCGACATTTAGGGATGCAGACATTAACTTTGATTAG
- the rfbB gene encoding dTDP-glucose 4,6-dehydratase — protein sequence MKLLVTGGAGFIGSNFLLYMLKQHPDYEIVNVDALTYAGNLENLKSIEDHPKHSFVKADITDAQVMDQLMQQGIDVVVNFAAESHVDRSILEPEVFVKTNVLGTQVLLDAAKKYNVTKFVQVSTDEVYGSLGETGLFTEATPLQPNSPYSASKAGGDLLVRAYHETFGLPVNITRCSNNYGPYQFPEKLIPLMISRALSDQQLPVYGDGLNIRDWLYVEDHCSAIDLVIHQGKLGEVYNIGGNNERTNVHIVKTVLEELGKPESLISYVQDRPGHDRRYGIDPTKTMNELGWKPKHSFETGIKETIRWYLDNEEWWTRIQSGEYQQYYAKQYGSRLGDV from the coding sequence ATGAAACTTCTTGTCACCGGCGGTGCCGGATTTATTGGCAGTAACTTTTTATTGTATATGTTAAAGCAGCATCCAGATTATGAAATCGTGAATGTGGACGCACTCACCTATGCAGGCAACTTAGAAAATTTGAAATCCATTGAAGATCATCCCAAACATTCCTTTGTGAAAGCAGATATTACTGATGCACAAGTGATGGATCAGCTGATGCAGCAGGGAATTGATGTGGTGGTGAATTTTGCGGCAGAGTCGCATGTGGATCGGAGTATTTTGGAGCCGGAAGTGTTTGTGAAAACAAACGTATTGGGTACACAGGTGTTACTGGATGCCGCCAAGAAATATAATGTGACCAAATTTGTGCAGGTATCGACAGATGAAGTATACGGTTCACTGGGTGAAACCGGATTGTTCACAGAGGCCACTCCGTTGCAGCCTAATAGTCCCTATTCTGCTTCCAAGGCAGGCGGTGATCTGTTAGTTCGTGCATATCATGAAACCTTCGGTTTGCCAGTGAATATCACACGTTGTTCTAATAATTACGGTCCATATCAATTCCCAGAAAAACTGATTCCGTTAATGATCTCACGTGCATTGAGCGACCAACAGTTACCTGTGTACGGGGATGGCTTGAACATTCGCGATTGGTTGTATGTAGAGGATCACTGCAGCGCTATTGACCTGGTCATTCATCAGGGCAAGCTGGGTGAAGTATACAATATCGGGGGAAATAACGAGCGAACGAATGTGCATATCGTCAAAACGGTATTGGAGGAGCTGGGCAAGCCAGAATCTCTAATTTCGTATGTGCAGGATCGTCCGGGTCATGATCGCCGTTATGGAATCGATCCGACCAAAACTATGAACGAGCTGGGCTGGAAGCCCAAACACTCTTTTGAGACCGGCATTAAAGAAACGATTCGCTGGTACTTGGACAACGAGGAATGGTGGACCCGCATTCAATCCGGTGAATATCAGCAATATTATGCCAAGCAGTATGGTTCCCGCTTAGGGGATGTGTAA
- the rfbD gene encoding dTDP-4-dehydrorhamnose reductase, with protein sequence MKILVTGASGQLGKDVVKVFQEQGHDVVGYDREQLDITDLDQAMKIVGQYQPEAVIHCAAYTAVDAAETDMDRAYQVNAAGTRNMVLAAEEAGAKLVYISTDYVFDGTAEQPYHEYDNTNPQSIYGKSKRAGEVLTKTLCSRYFIVRTSWVYGLYGNNFVKTMLKLGQEKPQLQVVNDQKGSPTYTVDLAHFLAELIQTEKYGVYHASNSGSCTWYEFTQAILQDAAELYAVKITAKLEPCSTEQFPRPAARPRNSVMEHIAIRTNGFHDLQDWRKGLRDFLQEYFDKSE encoded by the coding sequence ATGAAAATATTGGTTACTGGAGCATCCGGTCAACTCGGCAAGGATGTGGTAAAGGTCTTCCAAGAGCAAGGACATGATGTTGTTGGCTATGATCGGGAACAGCTGGATATTACGGATTTGGACCAGGCGATGAAAATAGTGGGACAATATCAGCCTGAAGCTGTAATCCACTGTGCAGCGTATACAGCGGTTGATGCGGCGGAGACTGATATGGATAGAGCTTATCAAGTAAATGCTGCTGGAACACGTAATATGGTACTGGCTGCAGAAGAAGCAGGGGCTAAACTGGTTTATATTAGTACAGATTATGTATTTGATGGAACCGCTGAGCAGCCCTATCACGAATATGATAATACGAATCCACAGAGTATCTATGGGAAGTCCAAACGGGCGGGAGAGGTGCTAACCAAGACACTTTGCTCTAGGTACTTTATTGTTCGTACGTCATGGGTGTATGGGCTGTACGGGAACAATTTCGTTAAAACTATGTTGAAGCTTGGACAAGAGAAGCCGCAGCTTCAGGTGGTAAATGATCAGAAGGGTTCACCTACCTATACGGTGGATTTGGCACATTTTTTGGCGGAATTGATTCAAACGGAGAAGTATGGCGTATATCATGCATCCAATAGCGGTTCTTGCACCTGGTACGAGTTCACACAAGCTATTTTGCAGGATGCCGCAGAGCTATATGCTGTGAAAATCACTGCAAAATTAGAGCCATGCAGCACAGAGCAGTTTCCCAGACCCGCAGCGCGGCCACGTAATTCCGTGATGGAGCATATTGCTATCCGGACCAACGGGTTCCACGATTTACAGGATTGGCGCAAGGGATTGCGTGACTTTTTGCAGGAGTATTTTGATAAATCTGAATAA
- a CDS encoding glycosyltransferase family 2 protein translates to MSTYNGAAYLDEQVESLINQKDVEVQILIRDDGSTDDTVAKLITLEQRYPKQIRLCPESNVGVIASFFDLIQRSSETFDYYAFCDQDDVWMPNKLARAVAQLREKDESRPLMYCSATQMVSQNLEPLKVWPADIPRPLSLYNALIENVCVGCTMVFNKQTLQLVKKKIPATLNNVIMHDWWIYLCTASFGEVVFDPEPSIWYRQHQNNVLGGSTDGWVSKWRKRLSRFVKGKNRYILSKQARQFVQLYGQDMPSQLYRDVDQFLDSYQKGVFSRMKYIGQSPFYRQSRLDNWIYKLVFILGKL, encoded by the coding sequence TTGTCTACATATAATGGAGCAGCTTACTTAGATGAGCAGGTAGAAAGTCTCATCAATCAAAAAGACGTAGAAGTGCAGATTCTAATCCGTGATGATGGCTCAACAGATGATACGGTAGCCAAGTTGATTACATTGGAGCAACGTTATCCCAAACAGATTAGGTTATGCCCAGAGAGTAATGTAGGTGTTATTGCGAGTTTTTTTGATCTGATTCAAAGATCGTCCGAGACATTCGACTATTACGCCTTTTGCGATCAGGATGATGTATGGATGCCGAACAAGCTTGCTCGGGCTGTAGCTCAGCTCAGGGAAAAGGATGAGAGCCGGCCGCTGATGTATTGTTCTGCTACCCAGATGGTCTCTCAAAACTTGGAGCCACTCAAGGTATGGCCAGCTGATATTCCCAGACCTTTATCCTTATATAATGCTCTCATCGAGAATGTGTGTGTAGGTTGTACCATGGTGTTCAATAAACAAACACTCCAGCTCGTGAAAAAGAAAATTCCAGCTACCTTAAACAATGTTATTATGCATGACTGGTGGATTTACTTATGTACCGCTTCTTTTGGTGAGGTTGTTTTTGATCCCGAGCCGTCGATTTGGTATCGGCAGCATCAAAACAATGTGCTGGGAGGTTCAACGGATGGCTGGGTTAGCAAGTGGAGAAAGAGACTAAGTAGATTTGTGAAAGGAAAAAATCGCTATATTTTAAGTAAACAAGCCCGGCAATTTGTTCAACTATATGGACAAGACATGCCTTCTCAATTGTACAGAGATGTGGATCAATTCCTGGACAGCTACCAAAAGGGTGTGTTTTCTCGTATGAAATATATAGGGCAGTCTCCGTTTTATAGGCAGTCCCGGTTGGACAACTGGATTTATAAGTTAGTTTTTATACTGGGGAAATTATAG
- a CDS encoding glycosyltransferase family 2 protein — protein sequence MDVSILVVNYNTCRLTLDCLQSVYASKTQYRYEVIVIDNHSSDGSVEAIRAAYPEIMLIANQDNTGFAKANNQGMEVASGRYVLLLNSDTLVQPDTLDTMIRFMDTHPEMGASGCKVILPDGSLDKACKRGFPTPSASFYYAFGWSKRYPDNPKYNQYQLGHLSPDDEYPVDVLVGAFMLVRRETIDQVGGLDETFFMYGEDIDWCYRIKQAGWGIYYYPHTYIIHIKGGSARRRPLKIIYEFHRAMWVFHRKHYKQQYSWFTNMAVYAGITVKFGMAFLKNKLSAPVKPDGGEQSRTEVKA from the coding sequence ATGGATGTAAGCATACTGGTCGTCAACTATAATACATGTCGATTGACGCTGGATTGTTTGCAGTCGGTGTATGCGTCAAAGACGCAGTATCGATATGAAGTGATTGTTATCGATAATCACTCCAGTGACGGGTCTGTTGAGGCTATTCGTGCTGCATACCCTGAAATTATGTTGATAGCCAATCAGGATAATACAGGGTTTGCCAAGGCGAATAACCAGGGCATGGAAGTAGCTAGCGGGCGTTATGTATTGCTGTTGAACTCCGATACGTTGGTGCAGCCGGATACGCTGGATACAATGATTCGATTTATGGATACGCATCCGGAGATGGGGGCATCGGGCTGTAAGGTCATCCTGCCGGATGGCTCGCTAGATAAGGCTTGTAAGCGAGGGTTTCCAACGCCGTCTGCGTCTTTTTACTATGCTTTCGGCTGGTCGAAGCGTTACCCGGATAACCCGAAGTACAACCAATATCAGCTTGGGCATCTAAGCCCGGATGATGAGTATCCTGTGGATGTACTGGTTGGGGCTTTTATGCTGGTGCGTCGGGAGACGATTGATCAGGTCGGCGGATTGGACGAAACCTTTTTTATGTATGGTGAGGATATAGACTGGTGTTACCGGATTAAACAAGCTGGTTGGGGCATTTACTACTACCCACACACATATATTATTCATATCAAAGGAGGCAGCGCTCGCCGTCGCCCTTTGAAAATTATTTATGAGTTTCATAGAGCTATGTGGGTATTCCATCGAAAGCATTATAAGCAGCAGTACAGCTGGTTCACCAACATGGCTGTATATGCGGGAATTACGGTGAAGTTTGGAATGGCTTTTCTAAAAAATAAGTTATCTGCACCGGTTAAGCCGGACGGCGGAGAACAATCTCGTACTGAGGTGAAAGCATGA